The stretch of DNA AGTTCCGGTTCAGGTCGGTGCCGATGGCGCTGGTGCCCTCGTTGGGCTGGGTGTTCTTCCGCCACGACTTGTAGGAGCCGTCGGCGATGTCGTACTCGCTGCCGTCCGGGTTGACGTTGGGCAGGATCCAGATCTCCCGGGTATCGACCAGCTCGGTCACCTCGGGGTCGCCGCCGTAGTCCTCGGTGAGGGTGCGCAGCAGGTAGACAGCCATCTCCACGGTCAGGTGCTCGCGGGCGTGCTGGGAGTGGGTGAACAGCACCTCGGGGCGGTCGTGGTCGGTGCCGACGTCGGAGGTGATCTTCACCGCGATCAGCTCGCGGCCCTCGTGCGAGGTGCCGACGACCTCCTTGGCCGCCAGGTCCGGGTGGTCCGCGACGGTCGCGTCGACCACCTCGTCGAGTTCGGCGAAGGAGTGGTAGTCGGAGTCCTCCGGCGGGAAGTCGCGGACCCCGGCGCCGCCGCGGTCCTCGGGGCCGGGCAGCGCGGTGACGGTGTGGCCCAGGTCGCCGATCTCCTCGGCCTGCTCCTGGGAGGCGGTCACCACCACCGAGCCGTCGCCGACCTCGTCGACGGCGGCGCCGGTGCGGGCCACCTCGGTGCGCTCCTCGGCGGTGTCCGGGCCGGTGACCAGGTACTGCCCGGGGCCGTCGGCGGGATCGGCCGCCGCGCCCGCGGGCAGGTGGGCGAGGAGCAGCGCGGCCAGCGGTACGGCCGCGAGCATGGTGCGGGTGCGCATGGTGTGGGCCTCCTAGCGGGGTGGGGGGAGTGAGGCGCATGCACCCGTCAATTGGATTCGGACACGGGGAGCGATGTCAACGATCCGCTGCGCAGCCGGCGCGGCGCCGGCCCGGGACGACCCCGCCGACCCGGGGCGGAGCCGCCCGGCCGGAACCGGCCAGTGAACTCACCTGGCCGCTGAGTGCCGGGTCTGGTAGGCGATCCGGGCCTCCGCGCCGGAGGCCAGCTCGGCCAGCGCGTCGTCCAGCCGGGCGAAGGCCTCCCAGGCGGGCAGTGCCCGTTCCGCGGCCAGGGCCCGCACCACCCGGGTCTCCAGCGCCTCCACCCGGGCGCCCTTCCACACCTTGTCGGCCAGGGCGACCAGCAGGTCCTCCAGCGGGGTGCCGTCGCGGTCCCAGTCACCGTGGGTGCGGCAGAACCGGGCCAGGTGCGCGGGGACGCCGAGGCCGGTCAGCAGCTCCTCGCCGGCCCGCTCGTGCCGGCGGCCCGGCGCGGCCAGCTCCGCCGGGTGCACCGTCTTGCCGATGTCGTGCACGGCCGCGCCGAACAGCACGGCGTCGCGGTCCAGGCCGGGGAGGTGCGGGTCGAGCCGATCGAGCAGCCGTGCTGCGGTGCCGCAGACCAGCCGGGCGTGCGCGAGCAGCCGGGGCGGCGCGCCCGCGGCGTGCAGCAGCCGCTCGGCCTCGGCGGGCAGCGCTTCCCCGGCTTCCTCTGGTATCGCGGTCCGGTCCGCCATGTCGGCCCCCTCCCCGTCGGCGGGAAGACGCGCGGGGGCCGGGCCGGGTTCCCGCCGGGTCATCGGCGGGCCAAGATCGCCCCGGTTCCGGTTACCCGGGCCGCCGGAGCGGCAACGCCCGTTCCCGGGTACCGCCGTCCGGTGCCCGGAGGGGAGAGGCATGCGGATCGGGTTCAAGCTGATGGCCGAGGGGCACGGGCCGCGGGAGCTGGTCCGGCAGGCGGTCCGGGCCGAACAGGCCGGGTTCGACTTCGTGGAGGTCAGCGACCACTACCATCCGTGGCTGCACGACCAGGGGCACTCGCCGTTCGCCTGGTCGGTGCTGGCCGCGATCGCCGAGCGCACCGAGCGGATCGAGCTGGGCACCGGGGTCACCTGCCCGACGGTGCGCTACCACCCGGCGGTCGTCGCGCAGGCCGCGGCGACGACGGCGCTGCTCGCCGAGGGGCGGCACTTCGTCGGGATCGGGTCGGGGGAGCGGCTCAACGAGCACGTGGTCGGCGCGGCGTGGCCGTCGGTGGACGTCCGGCACGAGATGCTCCGCGAGGCGCTGCAGATCATCCGGCTGCTGTGGGCCGGCGGGTACCGGTCGTTCCGGGGCAGGCACCTCGCGCTGGAGGACGCCCGCCTGTTCGACCTGCCGGAGGAGCCGCCGCGGCTGGTCGTGGCGGCTGGCGGCGCGAGCGCGGCCGAGCTGGCCGCGGAGTTCGGCGACGGGCTGTTCGCCAACGAGCCGCGCCAGGACCTGGTCGAGGCCTACACCGGGGCCGGCGGCGCCGGGCCGAGGTACAACGAGGTGCCGCTGGCGGTGGGCCGGGACCGGGATTCGGCGCTGCGCGCCGCGCACCGGATGCTCCGGTTCGCCGCGGGCGGCTGGAAGGTCATGTCCGAGCTGCCCAACCCGGTGAACTTCGAGGCGGCGACCGAGAGCGTGACCGTGGAGCAGATCGCCGGCATGGTCTCGGCGGGCCCGGACCCGGAGGACCACCTCGCCCAGGTCCGGGCGTTCGCCGAGGTCGGCTACGACCACCTGGCGCTGATGAACGCGGGCGGCGACCCCGACGAGTTCCTCGACTACTGCGCCGCCGAGCTGCTCGGGCCGCTGCGCGCGGGCGGATGAGAGGCCGCCGGGTATGCGGCCGGCCGTCCGGAGTGTTCGAGCGCGGGCCGTTCCGCCCCGACCCCGGCCCGCAGCCCCGCCCGCCCGCGGTGCAAGCCCCACCTGCGGTGCGGCGCCGCCTCGTTGAGCTCGACGCCGCCGTGACCGCTGAGGGAGGCTGCGCGGGGGAGGGCGGTGGCGGGCGGGGAGGTCCGAGGCGGACGCCCTTCTCCCAGGGCGGCGTGGTGCCCCACGTCCGCGTTGGTCTTGACGCTGCGGGGGTACCGGGGCGCTCTGGCGGCGTCGAGGCCGACAGGGGTGGGCGGGGTACCGCCTTCGGCGCGGGCCGGCTTCACCGAGGGCGAGTGGGGAAGCCGCGGGAGGGACGGGGCGGTCAGCCGTCCGCGCCGTCGGCGTCCAGGGCGTGCAGGGCCGACTCCCAGCGTTCCCGTCGAGCCTCGGGGGACTGCTCCCACCAGGGGGTGCCGCGTTCGCCCAGGCCGGTCTTGGCGAGGTGGACCCGGTCGCGGGCGGCGCGCTCGGCGGCGGGGTCCGCGGTGCGGCGGGCGGCTGCGACGGCGCGGCGGGCCGACATCAGATGGGAGACCAGGCGCCGGCGCGCGTCCTCGGGCAGCAGCGGGTCGCTCGCCCGCCACCGGCGGCCGGCGGCGACGATGTGGCGGCCGTCCTCGGTCCGCTTCATCGCGGGCGGTCCTCGCGCAGCCGGTGGTTCTCGTCCTGCAGGTCGAGGATGCGGGCGATCCCGGCGAGGTTGACGCCCTGCTCGGACAGCTCGGTGATCCGGCGGAGCCGGCGGATGTCCTCGTCGCTGTACATGCGGGTGCGGCCCTCGGTCCGGGACGGGGCGAGCAGCCCCTTCTCCTCGTAGAGGCGGAGCGTGGCCGGCCGCACGCCGGCCAGCCGGGCGGCCACCGAGATGGTGTAGACGGCCTGGTCGGGGAGTGGGCGCTGATGCTCGGTCATCACGGTCTCCCTGGGGGCGGGGCGCGATGGGCGCCCGGTGATCTGCTGTCTCCAAAGGAGGATTCCTGTTCTCTCAGAGATGTTTATTCTCCAGATCTTGTGGTAGAAAACTTGAGCGAGAGCGCATCAGGTTCCCTTGGATCGGCGATGATGGAGGTGACTGGAATGCTGATGCGTACCGACCCCTTCCGCGAGTTCGACCGCCTGGCCCAGCGGGCTTTCAGTGAGGCCCGCCCGGCGGTCATGCCGATGGACGCCTACCGGGAGGGCGACGACTTCGTCGTCAAGTTCGACGTCCCCGGGGTCAAGGCGGAGAGCATCGACCTGGAGGTCGAGCGGAACGTGCTCACCGTCAAGGCGGAGCGCCCGGCCGAGCCGGCCTCGGAGGGGCGGGAGGCCGTCGTCGCCGAGCGGCCCACCGGCTCCTTCTCCCGCCAGCTCTTCCTGGGCGAGAGCCTGGACACCGACCGCATCGCGGCGGACTACGCCGACGGCGTGCTGACCCTGCGCATCCCCGTCGCGGAGCAGGCCAAGCCGCGCAAGATCATGGTCGGCGGCAGCGGGGAGCGCACCCAGATCAACGCCTGACCGGGCGTCCGGCCACCCCGGTGGACACCGGGGTGTGCGGCCGGGGGCACGAGAACGAGCGAGCGGGGCGCCGTCCCCGCCGCGGAGCCTCAGGGGAGGGGGCTCCCCGCCCTCGGCCGCTCTCCGTCGTCACCGTGCACATCGCAGGCCCCGGCGCCGGGCAGGGCGCCGGGGCCGTTCTATGCCGTCCGGGGGTGCCGGAGGTGGCGCATTGCGTTCCGCTGGGGGTGTCCTCGCAGTTCGTCGGGGGTGCGGCCGGAGCGGACGGCGGCGTGATGCCACCGTTATTCCATTATTCCTACTTGCGAACTAGGTTGAAGGTCGTTGCAGGTCACCGGGGCAAGGAGGGATGATGGCGAGAACGGCGGAAGGCGGCGCGCCGGCGTGCCGGCGCCGGGCGGACCGGGCGCGGCTCGTCGCCGACGTGCTGCGCGCCCAGATCCTCTCCGGGGAGTTCCCGCCCGGGGAGCGGCTGCCCCTGGAGGGCGAACTCGCCCGGGAGTACCGCGCCTCGCGCAACACCGTCCGGGAGTCCCTGGCGCTCCTCCGCGACGAGGGCCTGGTGGAGCGGGTCCCGCGGCTGGGCACCCTGGTCGTCCGGAACAAGTACGCGCACGGCCTGAACCGGCTGCTCGGCCTCTCCGAGATGCTGCACGAGCACGGCAGGGTCCGCAACGAGGTGCGCGCGGTCACCGTCGTCGAGGCGCCGCCCGCGGTCGCCCACCGGCTCCGGCTGGACCCCGGCTCGCCCGCGGTCTACGTGGAGCGGCTGCGCCGGGTCGGCGGCCTGCCGCTCTCCCTCGACCTCACCTACCTGGCGCCCGACGTGGGCACCCCGCTGATCGGCGAGGACCTGGAGAACAACGACGTCTTCGCGCTCATCGAGGAGGTCTGCGGGCGGCCGCTCGGCGACGCCGACATCACCCTGGAGGCGGTCGGCGCCGACCCGCACTCCGCCGCGGTCCTGCAGGCGCCGCCCCGGGCCGCGCTGCTGCTCCTGGAGCGCCTCACCCACCTCGACGACGGCCGCCCCGTCGACCTGGAGTACATCCGGTTCCGCGGCGACCGGCTGACCATGCACGGCCGGCTGACCCGGCCCACCCCCGGGAGGACCCCCGAATGGCCCTGAGAGACCAGCGCGTCGACGTCCCGGTGACCATCGACGAGTCGCTGTGCATCGACGGCTGCACGCTCTGCGTCGACATGTGCCCGCTCGACTCGCTCGCCATCCACCCCGACACCCGCAAGGCCTACATGCACGTGGACGAGTGCTGGTACTGCGGCCCGTGCGCGGCCCGCTGCCCCACCGGCGCCGTCACCGTCAACATGCCCTACCTGCTCCGGTGACCGGGAAGAGAGCGAACCCCGGCCCCGGCCGCGACACCCTTCTCCCGCACGCCCGACAGGAGGCCAGCGCATGACCGGCACCGAGATCACCGCCGGCGACCCCGCCGACGCCGCCCGGCTCGACTGCGACGTGCTGGTGATCGGCGGCGGCACCGCCGGCACCATGGCCGCGCTGACCGCCGCCGAGCGCGGCGCGTCGGTGCTGCTGCTGGAGAAGGCGCACGTCCGGCACTCCGGGGCGCTGGCGATGGGCATGGACGGGGTGAACAACGCGGTCGTCCCGGGCAAGGCCGAACCGGAGGACTACGTCGCCGAGATCACCCGGGCCAACGACGGCGTGGTCGACCAGCGCACCGTCTACCAGACCGCCTCCCGCGGCTTCGCGATGATCCAGCGCCTGGAGCGGTACGGGGTCAAGTTCGACAAGGACGACAAGGGCGAGTACGCGGTGCGCCGGGTGCACCGGTCCGGCAGCTACGTGCTGCCGATGCCCGAGGGCAAGGACGTCAAGAAGGTGCTCTACCGGGTGCTGCGGCAGCGCAGGATGCGCGAGCGGATCCGGATCGAGAACCGGCTGATGCCGGTCCGGGTGCTCACCGACGGCGGGCGGGCGGTCGGCGCCGCCGCGTTCCACACCCGCACCGGGGAGTTCACCGTCATCGGCGCCAAGGCGGTCATCCTGGCCACCGGCGCCGCCGGCCGGCTCGGCCTGCCCGCCAGCGGCTACCTGTACGGCACCTACGAGAACCCGACCAACGCCGGCGACGGGCACGCGATGGCCTACCACGCCGGCGCCGAGCTCAGCGGCATCGAATGCTTCCAGGTCAACCCGCTGATCAAGGACTACAACGGGCCGGCCTGCGCCTACGTCGCCAACCCGTTCGGCGGCTACCAGGTGAACAGCGAGGGCACCCGGTTCGTCGACTCCGACTACTGGTCCGGGCAGATGATGGCCGAGGTCGCCCGGGAGATCGCCTCGGCGCGCGGCCCCATCTACCTCAAGGTCGGCCACCTTCCCGAGGAGACCCTGGGCGAGCTGGAGCAGATCCTGCACACCACGGAGCGGCCCACCCGCGGCACCTTCCACGCCGGGCGCGGCCACGACTACCGCACGCACGACGTGGAGATGCACATCTCCGAGATCGGGCTGTGCGGCGGCCACTCCGCGTCGGGGGTGTGGGTGGACGAGAACGGCCGGACCACCGTGCCCGGCCTGTACGCCGCCGGCGACCTGGCGTGCGTGCCGCACAACTACATGATCGGCGCGTTCGTCTTCGGCGACCTGGCCGGAGCGCACGCCGCCGAACGGGCGGCCGGAGCCGATGCCCCCGGCCCGCTCCCCGCCGGCCAGATCGCCGACGCGCACGAACTGGTCTACCGGCCGCTGCGCAACCCCGGCGGGCCGCCGCAGCACCAGGTGGAGTACAAGCTGCGCCGGTTCGTCAACGACTACGTCGCCCCGCCGAAGAGCGCCGCCAAGCTCGCCATCGCGGTGGAGACCTTCGAGCGGATGCGCGGCGAGGTCGCCGCGATGGGCGGCCGCACCCCGCACGAGCTGATGCGCTGCGCCGAGGTGACGTTCATCCTGGACTGCGCGGAGATGGCCGCCCGCGCCTCGCTGACCCGCACCGAGAGCCGCTGGGGCCTCTACCACGACCGGGCCGACCTGCCGGAGCGCGACGACGAGCAGTGGCTCTACCACCTCAACCTGCGGCGCGGGGCGGACGGGCGGATGGAGTTCTGGAAGCGGCCGGTCGCCCCCTACCTGGTCCCGGTGGAGGAGTTCGAGGCGCACCTGCCCCGCGGCACCGAACCGGTCCCGGTCGCCCAGCCGGAGGTCGACGCGCGCCGGGCACCGGACCGCCCGCACGCCCCGGCCGTCCCCGCCGCCGGCGGGGACGGCGAGCAGGGCGGCGCACGCTCGCCGCGGCTGTTGGAGCTGCTCGCCCTCGCCGAGGAGATGCCCGGCCTGGACGCCCTCCGGCCGTTCCTGGCCGACCCCGACCCCGCGGTGCGCGCCGCCGCGGCCGACGCGCTGACCGAGTCCGCCCCGGACGGCGCCGCGGATGCGCTGGCCGCCCTGCTCGCCGACGCCGACCCCCGGCCCCGCCGGGCGGCCGCGGCCGCCCTGCGCGAACTGGTCGAGGTGCTGCGGCCCGGCCCCGCCTTCGCGGCCGGCCTGGAGGCCGCGCTCGGCTCCGCCGACCCGGTGGTCCGGGCCGCGGTGGTGGGCATCCTGCGCGAGCTGCGCACCGGCCGCCCGGAGGCGGTCGCCGCCGCGCTGCACGACGCCGACCACCGGGTGCGGGTGGAGGCGGTGCGCGCCCTGGTCGCGCTCGGCGACGGGGCGGCCGTCGCCCGCGCGGCCGGGGACGCCTCGCGCGAGGTGCGCATCGCCGCCGCGCACGGCACCGCCTCCCTCGGCGCGGACCCCGGAGGGGCCCTGCCCCGGCTGGCCGCCGACCCCGACCCGCTGGTGCGCGCCGCGGCGCTCGCCGCCGCCCCGGCGGCCGGCCGGGCCGGCGACCTGGCCGCCGAGGCCGCCGCCGCGCTGCGCGACGGCGCCTGGCAGGTCCGCCAGGGGGCGGCCCGCGGGCTGGCCGGGGCCGCACCGGAGACCGCGGTGCCGGCGCTGGCCGGCGCGCTCGCCGACCCGCACCTGGACGTGCGCAAGGCGGCGGTGCAGTCGCTGGCCGCGCACACCGGCCACCCGGACGCCGCCGGCGCCCTGGCGGGGGCGCTGGACGACACCGACGCCGACGTCCGCGCCTACGCCCGCCGCGCCCTGGACGAGGTCGGCGTGCCGAGGTGAGCCCGCGGCCGGTTCACCCCGGCGCCCGGGGCGGTCTCCGCCGGCGCGGCGGTGGCCGGGGCATTGCGGCCGATCCCGCCGCCGGCGGCGGGATCGGCCCGCCGGGCGCGGCGGAACCGCAGGCGGCCTTCGCCTCCGGAGCCCGCGCCGCCGCGTGCCCGGGGCGGCGGCCCCGCACCGCCCGCCGGACCTCACGTGCGGCGTCGGAGCATGAGCGGCGACGACCCCGTCCGGCCCATCGGCCACCGCCCGCGCACGGGAACAGGCCCGGCGCGGTGCCGAGCGGCGCCGGGAGCGGCAGGGCGCCGTTCCGGCCGCTGAGATCGGCGCCGCGCTCAACGGCGCCGGTCGAGTCGTACCGCGCCCCGCCGACGGCGAACAGTGCGCCCTGTCCGAGGCCGCCGTCCGCCGCGCAGCGGAAGAGAGCGGCGAGAAGGCCGTCCACCGCACCCGGAAAAACGGGTCCCCGACGGCCGCCGCGGACGAGGAACCCGGCCCCTGCGGGAGCGGTTGAACCGCGCCCGCGCCCGCAGCGCCATCGACGACGCGCCAGGCGGCCCGCGTCGGCACCGGTGATGACCCGGACGGCACCGGCCCCGAGCCCGGCGCCCGGCAGGCCGTCCGCGTCGGCCGGGTGCCGCCGGACCCTGCCCCGGCACCCGGAGCACACCCCGCCGGGCCGAGGCCCGGCCGCCCGCGGAATCGCCGTCGACCAGGGCGGACAGCGTCAATCAGGACCGGCCCCGACCAG from Nocardiopsis composta encodes:
- a CDS encoding M14 family metallopeptidase, producing the protein MRTRTMLAAVPLAALLLAHLPAGAAADPADGPGQYLVTGPDTAEERTEVARTGAAVDEVGDGSVVVTASQEQAEEIGDLGHTVTALPGPEDRGGAGVRDFPPEDSDYHSFAELDEVVDATVADHPDLAAKEVVGTSHEGRELIAVKITSDVGTDHDRPEVLFTHSQHAREHLTVEMAVYLLRTLTEDYGGDPEVTELVDTREIWILPNVNPDGSEYDIADGSYKSWRKNTQPNEGTSAIGTDLNRNWAYEWGCCGGSSGDPADITYRGPAAESAPEVKQVADFVRSRVVDGEQQITAAIDFHTYGELVLWPYGHTYDDTAPGMTRDDYEAHAALGTMMADSNGYTPQQSSDLYITDGSINDWLWGDQGIFSFTFEMFPSGGGGGGFYPGDEIIPEETSRNREAVLTLLDYADCPYRAIGKEAEYCEAPAA
- a CDS encoding HD domain-containing protein, coding for MADRTAIPEEAGEALPAEAERLLHAAGAPPRLLAHARLVCGTAARLLDRLDPHLPGLDRDAVLFGAAVHDIGKTVHPAELAAPGRRHERAGEELLTGLGVPAHLARFCRTHGDWDRDGTPLEDLLVALADKVWKGARVEALETRVVRALAAERALPAWEAFARLDDALAELASGAEARIAYQTRHSAAR
- a CDS encoding TIGR03557 family F420-dependent LLM class oxidoreductase, which codes for MRIGFKLMAEGHGPRELVRQAVRAEQAGFDFVEVSDHYHPWLHDQGHSPFAWSVLAAIAERTERIELGTGVTCPTVRYHPAVVAQAAATTALLAEGRHFVGIGSGERLNEHVVGAAWPSVDVRHEMLREALQIIRLLWAGGYRSFRGRHLALEDARLFDLPEEPPRLVVAAGGASAAELAAEFGDGLFANEPRQDLVEAYTGAGGAGPRYNEVPLAVGRDRDSALRAAHRMLRFAAGGWKVMSELPNPVNFEAATESVTVEQIAGMVSAGPDPEDHLAQVRAFAEVGYDHLALMNAGGDPDEFLDYCAAELLGPLRAGG
- a CDS encoding heat shock protein transcriptional repressor HspR; amino-acid sequence: MTEHQRPLPDQAVYTISVAARLAGVRPATLRLYEEKGLLAPSRTEGRTRMYSDEDIRRLRRITELSEQGVNLAGIARILDLQDENHRLREDRPR
- a CDS encoding Hsp20/alpha crystallin family protein; this encodes MLMRTDPFREFDRLAQRAFSEARPAVMPMDAYREGDDFVVKFDVPGVKAESIDLEVERNVLTVKAERPAEPASEGREAVVAERPTGSFSRQLFLGESLDTDRIAADYADGVLTLRIPVAEQAKPRKIMVGGSGERTQINA
- a CDS encoding GntR family transcriptional regulator; its protein translation is MARTAEGGAPACRRRADRARLVADVLRAQILSGEFPPGERLPLEGELAREYRASRNTVRESLALLRDEGLVERVPRLGTLVVRNKYAHGLNRLLGLSEMLHEHGRVRNEVRAVTVVEAPPAVAHRLRLDPGSPAVYVERLRRVGGLPLSLDLTYLAPDVGTPLIGEDLENNDVFALIEEVCGRPLGDADITLEAVGADPHSAAVLQAPPRAALLLLERLTHLDDGRPVDLEYIRFRGDRLTMHGRLTRPTPGRTPEWP
- a CDS encoding 4Fe-4S dicluster domain-containing protein, with product MALRDQRVDVPVTIDESLCIDGCTLCVDMCPLDSLAIHPDTRKAYMHVDECWYCGPCAARCPTGAVTVNMPYLLR
- a CDS encoding fumarate reductase/succinate dehydrogenase flavoprotein subunit — protein: MTGTEITAGDPADAARLDCDVLVIGGGTAGTMAALTAAERGASVLLLEKAHVRHSGALAMGMDGVNNAVVPGKAEPEDYVAEITRANDGVVDQRTVYQTASRGFAMIQRLERYGVKFDKDDKGEYAVRRVHRSGSYVLPMPEGKDVKKVLYRVLRQRRMRERIRIENRLMPVRVLTDGGRAVGAAAFHTRTGEFTVIGAKAVILATGAAGRLGLPASGYLYGTYENPTNAGDGHAMAYHAGAELSGIECFQVNPLIKDYNGPACAYVANPFGGYQVNSEGTRFVDSDYWSGQMMAEVAREIASARGPIYLKVGHLPEETLGELEQILHTTERPTRGTFHAGRGHDYRTHDVEMHISEIGLCGGHSASGVWVDENGRTTVPGLYAAGDLACVPHNYMIGAFVFGDLAGAHAAERAAGADAPGPLPAGQIADAHELVYRPLRNPGGPPQHQVEYKLRRFVNDYVAPPKSAAKLAIAVETFERMRGEVAAMGGRTPHELMRCAEVTFILDCAEMAARASLTRTESRWGLYHDRADLPERDDEQWLYHLNLRRGADGRMEFWKRPVAPYLVPVEEFEAHLPRGTEPVPVAQPEVDARRAPDRPHAPAVPAAGGDGEQGGARSPRLLELLALAEEMPGLDALRPFLADPDPAVRAAAADALTESAPDGAADALAALLADADPRPRRAAAAALRELVEVLRPGPAFAAGLEAALGSADPVVRAAVVGILRELRTGRPEAVAAALHDADHRVRVEAVRALVALGDGAAVARAAGDASREVRIAAAHGTASLGADPGGALPRLAADPDPLVRAAALAAAPAAGRAGDLAAEAAAALRDGAWQVRQGAARGLAGAAPETAVPALAGALADPHLDVRKAAVQSLAAHTGHPDAAGALAGALDDTDADVRAYARRALDEVGVPR